In one Corallincola holothuriorum genomic region, the following are encoded:
- a CDS encoding ROK family protein, translating into MNGSALRLGIDLGGTKTEIIALDSNGVELYRQRMMTVKGDYYATLSGITQLVLEAESVLGQQGTVGVGIPGTISEVTGRVKNANSTCLIGQPLREDLAQQLSREIRVANDADCFVSSEAGDGAGAGYDSVFGVILGTGVGAGVSVHGRLLPSPNGVAGEWGHNPMPWIDDVQRAAVGRCYCGQQGCIEQFLSGPALAARCFRETGRQLSAKELAIALNSDPAADSVFKRYVLDLCKGLAHVINLLDPQVIVLGGGVSNIDRLYDLIPDSLGDYVFGGECSTPIVKNRHGDSSGVRGAAWLWP; encoded by the coding sequence ATGAATGGGTCAGCATTGCGTTTAGGTATCGATCTAGGTGGTACTAAAACTGAAATTATCGCTTTGGATAGCAATGGCGTTGAGTTGTATCGCCAGCGGATGATGACCGTTAAAGGCGACTATTACGCCACGTTGTCAGGGATCACGCAGCTAGTACTGGAGGCTGAATCTGTATTGGGCCAGCAGGGAACCGTTGGTGTTGGTATCCCTGGTACGATTTCAGAGGTCACTGGCAGGGTAAAAAATGCCAATTCAACTTGTTTGATAGGTCAGCCCCTCAGGGAAGACCTGGCACAGCAACTCAGCCGTGAGATCCGTGTGGCCAACGACGCAGATTGCTTTGTTAGCTCTGAAGCTGGCGACGGTGCGGGTGCCGGTTATGACAGTGTGTTTGGCGTTATTTTGGGGACTGGGGTCGGTGCTGGTGTGTCTGTGCACGGGCGCCTACTGCCATCGCCTAACGGTGTGGCAGGTGAATGGGGGCACAATCCTATGCCTTGGATAGATGATGTCCAAAGGGCTGCAGTGGGTCGTTGTTATTGTGGTCAGCAGGGTTGTATCGAACAGTTCTTAAGTGGCCCAGCGTTGGCTGCTCGCTGTTTTCGTGAAACCGGCCGTCAGCTTTCCGCTAAAGAACTGGCTATCGCTTTGAACAGTGACCCAGCTGCGGACTCAGTATTTAAGCGTTACGTTTTGGATCTCTGTAAAGGGCTGGCTCATGTTATCAACCTGCTTGACCCACAGGTGATAGTTTTGGGCGGCGGAGTGTCGAATATTGATCGTTTATATGACCTGATACCTGACAGCCTAGGGGATTATGTTTTTGGTGGCGAGTGTTCAACGCCGATAGTTAAAAACCGGCATGGTGATTCCAGTGGCGTGCGCGGAGCTGCTTGGCTTTGGCCTTAA